A region from the Verrucomicrobiota bacterium genome encodes:
- a CDS encoding DUF4340 domain-containing protein, producing MTKKEVLIAWAVCLLVGLLALIVTVATQEPERSAYSTIKPGQKLLAEFNPALVETIVIEDALGSVTLEKAEATWKVAEREGYPADGEQVSDLLEKAFAMEVAQTEQAGPSQYDRLQLDVSAKRSEDVVPPLRIAFQKKETEAAELFFGTLMRSRGNLGGYAEDMGRFARVGGVEEAVFVVEDALRDVTADPKEWLASSFFKVSKLKSLAVSAPHDPAFAAWEVAREDPEGELSLVAPASGEFLDAAVATDLRTILESPDFEDVLLDFQPEPSEGERRVVLETFDGFSYDLRLVPLNEGLEEWALTPSISFTPLPEPAPSSVEAEVKASWQEEREREAEIRRIEAEADETLNALAAEQEAAGEGQPAEESQVEATLANEGTSPEEESGPLADGPGEPTEEERADLAKRVEEALAQSKEDYQKALAQAEEKFEREKTFNGVVYRVTQQTVASVLRTRSELLPAPEEEEASAEPTPPPLLQR from the coding sequence ATGACCAAGAAAGAAGTTCTTATCGCCTGGGCCGTTTGTCTTTTGGTGGGCCTGCTCGCCCTCATCGTGACGGTGGCCACCCAGGAGCCGGAGCGATCCGCTTACTCCACCATCAAACCAGGGCAAAAGCTCCTGGCTGAGTTCAATCCAGCCTTGGTCGAAACCATCGTGATCGAAGATGCTTTGGGCAGCGTCACGCTGGAGAAAGCCGAGGCCACCTGGAAGGTGGCCGAGCGCGAGGGCTATCCTGCGGACGGGGAACAAGTGTCCGATCTTTTGGAAAAAGCCTTTGCCATGGAAGTGGCTCAAACAGAGCAGGCTGGGCCGTCGCAGTATGATCGCTTGCAGTTGGATGTCTCGGCCAAGCGAAGCGAGGACGTGGTCCCGCCCCTGCGCATCGCTTTCCAAAAAAAGGAGACCGAAGCGGCGGAGCTGTTCTTCGGGACGCTCATGCGTTCGCGAGGCAATCTGGGTGGCTACGCCGAAGACATGGGACGCTTTGCTCGGGTAGGCGGGGTGGAGGAGGCGGTCTTTGTGGTCGAGGACGCTCTGCGCGATGTGACCGCCGATCCCAAGGAGTGGCTCGCCTCTTCCTTCTTTAAAGTGAGCAAGCTGAAGTCGCTCGCCGTGAGCGCGCCCCACGATCCTGCCTTCGCCGCCTGGGAGGTGGCACGAGAAGATCCCGAAGGAGAGCTTTCTCTGGTGGCGCCAGCCTCTGGAGAGTTTTTGGACGCGGCCGTGGCCACGGATCTCCGCACGATTTTGGAGTCTCCCGACTTCGAGGATGTCTTGCTCGACTTCCAGCCGGAGCCGAGCGAAGGCGAGCGGAGGGTCGTGCTGGAGACCTTTGACGGATTTTCCTACGACCTGCGGCTGGTCCCTTTGAACGAGGGCTTGGAGGAGTGGGCCCTGACGCCGAGCATTTCCTTCACGCCCTTGCCCGAGCCAGCTCCCAGCTCGGTCGAAGCCGAGGTGAAAGCGAGCTGGCAGGAAGAGCGGGAGCGGGAGGCCGAGATTCGACGGATTGAAGCGGAGGCCGACGAGACCCTGAATGCCTTGGCGGCCGAACAGGAGGCGGCAGGAGAGGGCCAGCCAGCAGAAGAGTCCCAAGTGGAAGCCACTCTTGCCAACGAGGGGACCAGTCCCGAAGAGGAGTCGGGCCCGCTCGCGGATGGGCCCGGGGAGCCGACGGAGGAGGAGCGAGCCGATCTCGCCAAGCGGGTGGAAGAAGCCCTCGCGCAAAGCAAGGAGGACTACCAAAAAGCGCTCGCGCAGGCTGAGGAGAAATTCGAAAGGGAGAAGACCTTCAACGGCGTGGTTTACCGGGTCACGCAACAAACGGTCGCTTCGGTTCTACGGACTCGCTCGGAGCTTTTGCCTGCTCCTGAAGAAGAAGAGGCCTCAGCGGAGCCCACCCCGCCGCCTCTGCTTCAGCGTTGA
- a CDS encoding Gldg family protein, producing the protein MDTEKKSTFHPALASSAWIVAVVLIAIFLNSILGNTSLGRGKVDLTQDKLHTLAPGTRAILEGIDTPVTLRFYYTRDSQALPRPYKLHAQKVEDLLARFSEVAGPELLVEIYDTQPDTDAEDSAKLDLIPPRRVGLEEVVYFGIAVSCLGEKERIPVLDPDNEELLEYEVIRAISRVMNPEPKRIAVLSSLSVLDFGSQRGNWAFRRSLGIFEAEELDAMDLSGLDDRFDLLLLYHPPQLDEAARYAIDQYLLRGGKILAFLDPYSYAASEVNQANQRQMNPMMGQAPQLPLASDLPEFLESWGQTFHGPSQFGDALVLADLRYRTRVSLDTFDEFMLTFSSEAMNEDDITTSGLRSLSGFAMGGFSGQAPEGLEKSVLVQTSDKTALMPSSAALQTRGPEAPRIEPSGVEYEVAIRLKGNFSTLFPEGPPGEEEASEEEETASEEGPEHLAEASAPGAVVLVADTDFLLDQLAYDNQRPEIVFINGQPTAIPSPRGGNEQFFLNLLDEMTGDTNLVGARGRSLRRPFTLLNELEAEAERRIEDKIETLQEGLSQAQARFEELQEQRRGGAGNAVDREALELEEKAQAGIVRFQKDIRELEKETKSERDTLLANITLVNVLVPPLVVALAGITVAILRRFRNSAR; encoded by the coding sequence ATGGACACCGAGAAAAAATCCACTTTTCATCCCGCGCTCGCCTCTTCCGCTTGGATCGTGGCGGTCGTGCTGATTGCGATCTTTCTGAACTCGATTTTAGGCAACACCAGCTTGGGACGGGGCAAGGTGGATTTGACGCAAGACAAACTTCACACCCTGGCGCCGGGCACCCGAGCCATTTTGGAAGGGATCGATACCCCAGTGACCCTTCGGTTCTACTACACGCGGGACTCCCAGGCTCTCCCTCGGCCCTACAAGCTCCACGCGCAGAAGGTGGAGGATTTGTTGGCTCGTTTTTCAGAAGTGGCCGGGCCGGAACTGCTGGTGGAGATCTATGACACCCAGCCGGACACCGATGCGGAAGACTCCGCCAAGCTGGACCTGATTCCGCCGCGTCGAGTGGGGTTGGAGGAAGTGGTCTACTTTGGCATCGCAGTCAGCTGCCTGGGGGAGAAAGAACGCATTCCCGTCTTGGACCCGGACAACGAGGAGCTTTTGGAATACGAAGTCATCCGGGCCATCAGCCGGGTCATGAATCCCGAGCCCAAGCGAATCGCTGTTCTCAGTAGCCTCTCGGTCCTGGATTTTGGGTCGCAGCGAGGGAACTGGGCCTTTCGGCGGAGTTTAGGCATCTTCGAAGCGGAAGAGCTGGATGCCATGGATCTTTCCGGTCTCGATGACCGCTTCGATCTCCTCCTGCTCTATCACCCTCCCCAGTTGGATGAAGCGGCTCGCTATGCCATCGATCAGTATCTCCTGCGAGGCGGCAAAATCCTGGCTTTCCTAGACCCTTATAGCTATGCGGCCAGCGAGGTCAATCAGGCCAACCAGCGACAGATGAACCCCATGATGGGCCAAGCACCGCAGTTGCCCCTGGCTTCCGACCTCCCGGAATTTCTGGAGTCCTGGGGGCAGACCTTTCACGGCCCCAGCCAGTTTGGCGATGCCCTCGTGCTGGCCGATCTGCGCTATCGCACACGGGTCAGCCTGGACACCTTCGATGAGTTCATGCTGACCTTCAGTAGCGAGGCCATGAACGAGGACGACATCACGACCTCGGGCCTGCGGAGTTTGAGTGGCTTTGCCATGGGCGGCTTCAGCGGCCAGGCGCCCGAGGGCCTGGAAAAGAGTGTTCTGGTCCAGACCTCGGACAAGACCGCCCTCATGCCCTCGTCGGCTGCCTTGCAAACCAGGGGACCCGAAGCTCCGCGCATTGAGCCGAGCGGGGTGGAGTATGAGGTCGCGATTCGCCTGAAAGGAAATTTCTCCACTCTTTTCCCTGAGGGACCTCCTGGAGAGGAGGAAGCCAGCGAGGAGGAAGAGACGGCCTCCGAGGAGGGCCCCGAGCACCTGGCCGAGGCGAGCGCGCCGGGCGCGGTCGTCTTGGTGGCGGACACCGACTTTCTTTTGGACCAACTGGCCTACGACAACCAGCGACCAGAAATCGTCTTCATCAACGGCCAACCCACGGCCATCCCTTCCCCGCGGGGAGGCAACGAGCAATTCTTCCTCAATCTGCTCGATGAGATGACGGGAGACACCAACCTGGTGGGGGCGCGAGGCCGTTCCCTGCGACGTCCTTTCACGCTCTTGAACGAGTTGGAAGCCGAGGCCGAGCGGCGGATCGAGGACAAGATCGAAACCCTCCAAGAGGGCCTTTCCCAGGCCCAAGCTCGCTTTGAAGAACTGCAAGAGCAGCGCCGAGGTGGAGCAGGCAATGCCGTCGACCGTGAGGCCTTGGAGCTGGAGGAAAAAGCCCAAGCAGGGATCGTCCGCTTCCAAAAGGACATCCGAGAGCTGGAGAAGGAGACCAAGAGCGAGCGGGACACCCTCTTGGCCAATATCACGCTCGTGAATGTCCTGGTGCCGCCGCTGGTGGTGGCCTTGGCCGGGATCACCGTCGCCATCCTGCGCCGTTTCCGAAACTCCGCCCGCTAA